The following proteins are co-located in the Onychomys torridus chromosome 6, mOncTor1.1, whole genome shotgun sequence genome:
- the LOC118586331 gene encoding zinc finger protein 431-like — MDPSQKNLYKDVMWETYRNLTAVGYSWEDHDIEEYCQSSGRLRRYKEHHIGEKTSEYTQCAKAFLYYSHLQNNESIHTGEKLYGCIQYDEAFSHNSSLQKHKETHIGKKICESNQCDKAFTSHGHLQMHKRTHTGEKPYECNQCGKAFACTSRLQRHARTHTGEKPYECNQCGKAFACTSSLQRHERTHTGEKPYKCNQCDKAFSQHNTLQIHKRTHSGEKPYKCNQCDKAFSGNSNLHMHKRTHSGEKPYKCNQCDKAFACANSLQRHENIHSIDKPYKCNQCHKDFACATSLQIHERTHSGEKPYKCDQCDKAFLRHSLLQIHKRTHTGEKPYKCHQCDKAFSQHSYLQIHESTHTGEKPYKCNQCNKDFSRHSLLQIHERMHSGEKPYKCNECDKAFACASSLQMHERTHTGEKPYKCNQCDKGFLRHSHLQIHERIHSGEKPYKCNQCDQAFACSSSLRKHERTHSGEKPHKCNQCDKAFSQHSHLQRHERTHTGEKPYKCNQCHKNFSRHSLLQMHERTHSGEKPYKCNQCDKGFACVGSFQIHERKHTGEKPYKCNQCDKGFLQHCHLQIHERTHSGEKPHECNQCGKGFACSSSLRRHERTHTGEKPYKCNQCDKAFSRHSYLQRHERTHYWRDILQM; from the exons AtggatccttcccagaagaatctctacaaagatgtaaTGTGGGAGACCTACAGAAACCTCACTGCTGTAG GCTACAGTTGGGAAGACCATGATATTGAAGAATATTGTCAAAGTTCTGGAAGACTTAGAAG GTACAAAGAACATCATATTGGGGAGAAAACCTCTGAATATACTCAATGTGCAAAAGCATTTTTATACTACAGTCATCTTCAGAATAATGAAAgtattcatactggagagaaactctatgGTTGTATTCAATATGATGAAGCCTTTTCACACAACAGTAGTCTccaaaaacataaagaaacacATATTGGAAAGAAAATCTGTGAGAGTAATCAGTGTGATAAAGCCTTCACAAGTCATGGTCATCTTCAAATGcacaaaagaacacatactggagagaaaccctatgaatgtaatcaatgtggtaaagcctttgcatgtaCCAGTAGACTCCAAAGACATgcaagaacacatactggagagaaaccctatgaatgtaatcaatgtggtaaagcctttgcatgtaCCAGTAGTCtccaaagacatgaaagaacacatactggagagaaaccctacaaatgtaatcaatgtgataaagccttttcacAACACAATACTCTCCaaatacacaaaagaacacattctggagagaaaccctataaatgtaatcaatgtgataaagccttttcagGAAACAGTAATCTTCacatgcataaaagaacacattctggagagaaaccctacaaatgtaatcaatgtgataaagcctttgcatGTGCCAATAGTCTCCAAAGACATGAAAATATACATTCTATAGataaaccctacaaatgtaatcaatgtcaTAAAGACTTTGCCTGTGCTACTAGTctccaaatacatgaaagaacacattctggagagaaaccctataaatgtgatcaatgtgataaagcctttttaCGACACAGTcttctccaaatacataaaagaacacatactggagagaaaccctacaaatgtcatcaatgtgataaagccttttcacAACACAGTTATCTGCAAATACATGAAAgtacacatactggagagaaaccctacaaatgtaatcaatgtaaTAAAGACTTTTCACGACACAGTCTTctccaaatacatgaaagaatgcattctggagagaaaccctacaaatgtaatgaatgtgatAAAGCTTTTGCATGTGCCAGTAGTCTccaaatgcatgaaagaacacatactggagagaaaccctacaaatgtaatcaatgtgataaaggcTTTTTACGACACAGTCATctccaaatacatgaaagaatacattctggagagaaaccctacaaatgtaatcaatgtgatcaAGCTTTTGCATGTTCCAGTAGTCTCCGaaaacatgaaagaacacattctggagagaaacctcaCAAATgcaatcaatgtgataaagccttttcacAACATAGTCATCtccaaagacatgaaagaacacatactggggagaaaccctacaaatgtaatcaatgtcaTAAAAACTTTTCACGACACAGTCTTCTccaaatgcatgaaagaacacattctggagagaaaccctacaaatgtaatcaatgtgataaaggcTTTGCATGTGTTGGTAGTttccaaatacatgaaagaaaacatactggagagaaaccctacaaatgtaatcaatgtgataaaggcTTTTTACAACACTGTCATctccaaatacatgaaagaacacattctggagagaaaccccatgaatgtaatcaatgtggtaaaggcTTTGCATGTTCCAGTAGTCTCCGAcgacatgaaagaacacatactggagaaaaaccctacaaatgtaatcaatgtgataaagccttttcacGACACAGTTATCtccaaagacatgaaagaacacattacTGGAGAGACATCCTACAAATGTAG